Proteins from a genomic interval of Zingiber officinale cultivar Zhangliang chromosome 1B, Zo_v1.1, whole genome shotgun sequence:
- the LOC121987088 gene encoding K(+) efflux antiporter 4-like: MGTLRLAGSPITSLLLVTIFFSRVVYLSGAADSEVVNATEVIKGESAKEDSFADMIDRALEKEFPENEQNGGEIDRGGFNNSVAENQAVLETVARVTTKKNETKEEKSFQFHDVFNLDNENRVEDIPTLIDRKDNVFIISNPKSKYPVLQLDLRLISDLVVVIVSATCGGIAFACAGQPVITGYLLAGSIIGPGGFRFISEMVQVETVAQFGVIFLLFALGLDFSISKIRVVRAVAIGGGFLQILLFMCLCGIIASLCGGKTSEGIFVGAFLSMSSTAVVLKFLMERNSISALHGQVTVGTLILQDCAVGLLFALLPILGGTSGIFQGLMSVTKSLIMLFTFLAILSILSRTAVPWFLRLMISLSSQTNELYQLASVAFCLLVAWCSDKLGLSLELGSFAAGVMISTTDLAQHTLEQIDPIRNFFAALFLASIGMLIHVQFLWNHVDILLAAVILVIIVKTLVVTLVVKGFGYNNKTSLLVGLSLAQIGEFAFVLLSRASNLHLVEGKLYLLLLGTTALSLVTTPLLFKFIPAVIHLGVLLRWFAPDSTELGHKGDNLRSDSANKRVTSMIQGPHDS, translated from the exons ATGGGGACCCTCCGCCTCGCCGGATCGCCCATTACGTCGTTACTCCTCGTCACCATCTTCTTCTCCAGGGTGGTCTACTTGTCTGGAGCCGCCGACTCGGAGGTAGTCAATGCGACGGAGGTGATCAAGGGGGAGTCCGCCAAGGAGGACAGCTTCGCCGACATGATCGACCGTGCACTCGAGAAGGAGTTTCCGGAGAACGAGCAGAATGGTGGAG AAATTGACCGTGGTGGCTTCAACAATAGTGTTGCTGAAAACCAG GCAGTTCTGGAGACTGTAGCTAGAGTCACTACAAAGAAGAATGAGACCAAAGAGGAAAA ATCCTTTCAGTTTCATGATGTTTTTAATCTGGATAATGAGAACCGAGTTGAAGACATTCCTACCTTAATAGATCGGAAG GATAATGTCTTTATCATATCAAATCCAAAGTCAAAGTATCCAGTATTACAATTAGACCTGAg GTTGATTTCTGATCTGGTGGTGGTTATTGTGTCTGCAACATGTGGTGGAATTGCATTTGCCTGTGCTGGGCAACCA GTAATTACTGGCTACTTGCTTGCTGGATCTATCATTGGACCAGGAGGCTTTCGCTTTATTAGTGAAATGGTTCAA GTTGAAACAGTAGCTCAGTTTGGCGTAATCTTTCTTCTTTTTGCTTTGGGCTTGGACTTCTCCATAAGTAAG ATTAGAGTTGTCCGCGCCGTGGCTATTGGTGGAGGATTTCTCCAAATTCTACTATTTATGTGTTTATGTGGTATAATTGCATCG TTATGCGGAGGCAAAACTTCGGAAGGGATATTTGTTGGTGCCTTTTTATCTATGTCTTCAACCGCTGTG GTTTTGAAGTTTTTGATGGAAAGGAACAGTATCAGTGCTCTTCATGGTCAAGTTACAGTTGGGACACTCATACTCCAG GATTGTGCTGTTGGCTTGCTGTTTGCACTACTACCCATTTTGGGTGGCACGTCTGGTATTTTCCAGGGGCTTATGTCAGTTACCAAGTC GTTGATTATGCTGTTCACTTTTTTAGCAATTCTTTCTATACTATCACGTACTGCTGTTCCATGGTTTCTCAGGCTGATGATCAGTCTTTCATCTCAG ACCAATGAACTTTATCAATTGGCCTCTGTCGCATTTTGTCTGCTGGTTGCTTGG TGTAGTGACAAGCTGGGCTTGAGCCTTGAACTGGGTTCTTTTGCTGCTGGAGTAATGATATCAACGACAGATCTTGCACAACATACCCTCGAGCAA ATTGATCCCATCCGTAACTTCTTTGCAGCTCTTTTTCTTGCTAGCATTGGGATGCTAATACATGTTCAATTCCTGTGGAACCATGTAGATATTTTGCTCGCAGCTGTAATACTAGTAATTATTGTAAAAACACTAGTCGTGACACTAGTTGTGAAAGGATTTGGATACAATAACAAGACTTCCCTTCTT gTTGGCTTGTCTCTAGCGCAGATAGGAGAATTTGCATTCGTCCTCTTAAGTCGTGCTTCAAACCTTCATCTTGTTGAG GGTAAACTGTATCTTTTACTTCTGGGGACAACCGCACTTAGCTTG GTGACTACTCCATTGTTATTCAAGTTTATCCCTGCAGTCATTCATCTTGGAGTTTTGCTGCGATGGTTTGCTCCTGATAGCACTGAG TTAGGGCATAAAGGGGATAACCTTCGGTCCGATAGTGCGAATAAGCGCGTGACTTCAATGATTCAGGGCCCTCATGATTCATGA